A single region of the Streptococcus macedonicus ACA-DC 198 genome encodes:
- the yhbH gene encoding Ribosomal subunit interface protein translates to MIKYSIRGENIEVTDAIRNYVESKLGKIEKYFRPEQVLDTRVNLKVYRGKTAKVEVTILVDSITLRAEDVSQDMYGSIDLVTDKIERQIRKNKTKIAKKHREKLPDSQIFTSEFEAEPVEEGPAVKVVRTKHVSLKPMDIDEALLQMDLLGHDFFIYTDAEDGVTNVLYRREDGELGLIETK, encoded by the coding sequence ATGATTAAATATAGTATTCGTGGAGAAAACATCGAAGTAACTGATGCTATTCGTAACTATGTCGAATCAAAACTCGGAAAGATTGAAAAATACTTCCGTCCTGAACAAGTTTTAGACACTCGCGTTAACCTTAAAGTTTATCGTGGAAAAACTGCCAAAGTTGAAGTAACCATTTTAGTTGATTCTATTACGCTAAGAGCAGAAGATGTCTCACAAGATATGTACGGTTCAATTGATTTGGTAACTGATAAAATTGAGCGTCAAATCCGTAAAAACAAAACAAAAATTGCTAAAAAGCATCGTGAAAAATTACCAGATAGTCAAATTTTTACAAGTGAATTTGAAGCAGAGCCTGTAGAAGAAGGACCAGCGGTAAAAGTTGTTCGTACGAAACACGTTAGTCTAAAACCTATGGACATCGATGAAGCGCTTCTTCAAATGGATCTTTTAGGACATGACTTCTTTATCTACACAGATGCAGAAGATGGTGTTACAAATGTTCTTTATCGTCGTGAAGATGGTGAACTTGGCTTAATTGAAACAAAATAA
- a CDS encoding ComF operon protein A, DNA transporter ATPase: MDKLDNYYGRLFTQAQLSDALKKQTKQLPAMTKLNHHYVCNRCGSQVSLQNKLQTNVFYCRICLVFGRNTSNGHLYYFPQKCFSKKNSLIWKGKLTPYQDDVSKGMLEGIDAKKDLLIHAVTGAGKTEMIYQSVSKIIDDGGCVCLASPRIDVCLELYKRLSRDFSCPITLLHGDSESYKRAPLIIATTHQLLKFYQAFDLLIIDEVDAFPFVDNAVLYHAVDKATKPNGTKIFLTATSTDELDKKVKTGTLTKLHLARRFHANPLVVPQKIWLSGILSNMQKKKIPQKLINLLKKQRQTRYPLLIFFPNIEQGEAFTQILQTYFPEEQIAFVSSKTENRLEIVEKFRKQELSILVTTTILERGVTFPCVDVFVVLANHRLYTKSALVQISGRVGRAAERPTGELLFLHDGSTKEMRKAITEIKAMNKKGGFA; this comes from the coding sequence ATGGATAAACTGGATAATTATTATGGAAGACTATTTACACAAGCTCAACTTTCGGATGCCTTAAAAAAACAGACTAAACAGTTACCAGCAATGACAAAATTAAATCATCATTATGTTTGCAATCGTTGTGGTAGTCAAGTATCTTTACAAAACAAACTTCAAACAAACGTTTTTTATTGTCGAATTTGCCTTGTTTTTGGAAGAAATACGAGTAATGGACATCTCTATTATTTTCCACAAAAATGTTTTTCTAAAAAAAATTCTCTTATTTGGAAAGGAAAATTGACTCCTTACCAAGATGACGTTTCAAAAGGGATGTTAGAAGGTATTGATGCTAAGAAAGATCTACTTATTCATGCTGTTACAGGTGCTGGAAAAACAGAAATGATTTACCAATCTGTATCCAAAATAATTGATGACGGTGGTTGTGTTTGCCTAGCAAGTCCGCGAATTGATGTTTGTCTGGAACTTTATAAACGCTTGTCACGTGATTTTTCGTGTCCGATTACATTGCTTCATGGAGATTCTGAGTCCTACAAACGTGCCCCTTTAATCATTGCCACAACACATCAACTTTTAAAATTTTACCAAGCTTTTGATTTGTTAATTATTGATGAAGTTGATGCCTTTCCATTTGTGGATAATGCCGTGCTTTACCATGCTGTTGATAAAGCTACCAAACCTAATGGAACCAAGATTTTTTTAACAGCGACATCAACAGATGAATTAGATAAAAAAGTAAAAACAGGAACTCTGACCAAATTGCACCTTGCTCGACGCTTTCATGCCAATCCATTAGTTGTGCCACAAAAAATCTGGTTGTCTGGCATTTTATCCAATATGCAAAAGAAGAAAATTCCCCAGAAATTAATAAATCTTCTGAAAAAACAACGTCAAACCCGCTATCCTTTGCTAATCTTCTTCCCAAACATCGAACAAGGAGAAGCCTTTACTCAAATTTTACAAACTTACTTTCCAGAAGAACAAATCGCTTTTGTGTCTAGTAAAACAGAAAATCGCTTAGAAATTGTAGAAAAATTTAGGAAACAAGAACTTTCTATTTTGGTTACAACAACCATTTTAGAACGTGGTGTCACTTTCCCATGCGTAGATGTTTTTGTAGTGCTTGCCAATCATAGATTATATACCAAAAGCGCGCTAGTTCAGATTTCAGGGCGAGTTGGGAGAGCAGCAGAGCGTCCAACAGGAGAACTGTTATTCTTGCATGACGGTAGCACTAAAGAAATGAGAAAAGCTATTACTGAAATTAAAGCGATGAATAAAAAAGGAGGTTTTGCATGA
- the comFC gene encoding ComF operon protein C — protein MICLLCEQEFSKKEQFLNLILMKKDDNGVCLECQKTFERIGDIHCPNCYRNGFAQQCLDCQSWEKKHHHVFHEALFTYNSSMKDYFSKYKFQGDILLSHVFSKEIKQALKKYKNYTVVPVPISPKRLKERQFNQVTALLQAAKISYEDLLIKIEIRKQSDKTRKERLETLNPFSFKNISKVPENILIIDDIYTTGATLKGIYQLFYENGAKNVKSFTIVR, from the coding sequence ATGATTTGCCTGCTCTGCGAACAAGAATTTTCCAAAAAAGAACAATTTTTAAACCTTATCTTAATGAAAAAAGATGACAACGGCGTGTGTCTGGAGTGTCAAAAAACATTTGAAAGAATAGGAGACATTCATTGCCCAAACTGTTACCGCAACGGCTTTGCTCAGCAATGCTTAGATTGTCAATCATGGGAAAAAAAGCATCACCATGTGTTTCATGAAGCACTTTTTACTTACAACTCTTCAATGAAAGACTATTTTTCAAAATATAAATTTCAAGGAGATATTCTTTTAAGTCACGTTTTTTCAAAGGAAATCAAACAAGCATTAAAAAAATATAAAAACTACACCGTTGTTCCAGTTCCCATAAGTCCAAAACGGCTAAAAGAAAGACAATTTAACCAAGTAACAGCACTTTTACAAGCAGCTAAAATCTCCTATGAAGACTTACTAATCAAGATAGAAATCAGAAAACAGTCCGATAAAACACGAAAGGAGCGCCTAGAAACTCTCAATCCTTTTTCTTTTAAAAATATTTCAAAAGTGCCAGAAAATATTTTGATTATTGATGATATTTACACAACTGGCGCTACTTTAAAGGGAATATACCAGCTTTTCTATGAAAATGGCGCAAAAAATGTAAAAAGTTTTACGATTGTGCGGTAA